Genomic segment of Amphibacillus xylanus NBRC 15112:
TGGCATTGTGCCACTCAACGAGTTAACTCATCTTCATGTTGAAAGTGCTAGTGAAGTTGTTAATCTAGATGATGAGCTAACATTAAAAATAAATAAAATTACAGATGATGAAGTCATTTTATCAAAACAAGCAGTTGATACTGAAAAGGCTTGGGCTGATCTAGAAAATAAATTAGCATCTGGTGAAGTATTTGAGGCAACTGTTAAGGAAATTGTTAAAGGTGGACTAGTTGTTGATGTTGGGGTAAGAGGTTTTGTTCCAGCTTCATTAGTTGAAGTTCACTATGTAGAAGATTTCTCTACTTATTTAGATACTGAGTTAACTTTAAAAGTAGTAGAGCTTGATCGTTCAAAAAATCGTGTGATTCTTTCACACCGTGCGGTTGTAGAAGAAGAATCTGAAAAATTAAAAGAACAAAGACTTGCAAGTCTTGAAGAAGGACAAGTTGTTGAAGGTAAAGTTGCTAGAATTACGGATTTTGGTGCCTTCATTGATTTAGGTGGAATTGATGGGCTTGTTCATATTTCAGAGCTAGCACATGAACATGTTAATCATGCAAGTGATGTCATTAGTGAAGGCGAAACGGTAAAAGTCAAAGTACTATCTGTTGATGTAGAATCTGAGCGAATCTCATTATCAATTAAAGCAACATTACCTGGACCATGGGCTGGAATCGAAGATAAAATTAAGCCAGGTGATATCGTTAAAGGTACTGTAAAGCGATTAGTTAACTTTGGTGCTTTTGTGGAGATCTTCCCTCGAGTAGAAGGATTAGTTCATATTTCTCAAATTTCAACAGAGCATATCGGTACACCACATGAAGTATTAGAGGTAGATCAAGAAATCGAAGCAAAAGTACTTGATGTAAATGAAGACGAGAAACGAATTTCATTGAGTATTCGTGAGTTAGAAGCAGATAAAAACCAGCAAGAGCTAAAATCATATGAAAAAGATGAAGATCAAGGTTTCTCAATTAGTGATGTAATTGGGGATCAACTAGATAAATTTAAATAAGATTCAAAAGCATGTAGTGTAAACTTAGCTACATGCTTTTTGTTTAGCTTTTTTCAATTATAGCCATACTGATAAGTAAAATAGGGGGGATCAGTATGGTATATTATTGGATCAGTTGGATTGCCATTACCTACTTATTGCTAGTAGACCGCAAAAAGAACGACCTAACATACTTGTTTTTGTGGCTTGTATTGTTAAATATACTGTTTATAGAAATAGAAGTGGAATGTCTACAATTTAAACTAACTTTACCTTATCTCTATACGTTAATTATCTTTTGGCTACTCATATTAATTAAAAAAATGGCTTATTTTAATTATTTATTATTATTTTGTCTGATTATGATATATAACGGAATAAAGTATATATTAATTACGAATCCGATTTGGATCTTTTTTAATGAAACAATAATGATTAGTTGTGTTATTATCATAATTCTTTTGATACTTGTTCAAGACCCAATCGATCGAATTTATTTACTGATTACATCATGCTTGACTGGGGAATTATTGTACGCATATCAGGTAAAAGTGTTTGATTGGCAAGTAACAATCGGTGAGATTAATTTCTTTACTTCAATATATCTTGCCATCATTATTTGCTATCTTGTACAATGGTTATTTAGTCGCCGTATTTTAGCGCGTATATAAAATATTGTTTAAAGGAACAAATTTTGCTAAACTATATTAGTTAGATACCATTTACTCAGAAATTATCGATTATGTGAGTAAATCGTCAACAGAAAATAAATAAGTAAATTATAGAAAGGATGACCCTTTCATGAGAAAAGCTGTCGTAGCAATAGTTGGACGACCAAATGTCGGGAAATCAACTATTTTTAATCGACTTGTCGGTGAAAGAATTTCAATTGTAGATGATATACCAGGAGTAACAAGAGATCGAATTTATTCAAAAGTTGAATGGTTATCAAATGAGTTTCATTTGATTGATACGGGGGGAATCGAATTAGGCGATGAACCTTTACTTGTTCAAATGAGAGAACAGGCTGATATTGCCATAAATGAAGCAGATGTCATTATCTTTATGGTAAATGTAAGAGAAGGTATAACTGCTGCTGATGAAGAGGTTGCTAAGATTCTTTATAAATCTAATAAACCTGTTGTATTAGCAGTAAACAAGGTTGATAATCCAGAAATGCGTGAGGAAATTTATGAATTTTACAGTCTAGGATTCGGTGAACCTTATCCTATATCCGGATCGCATGGTCTTGGCCTAGGTGATTTACTCGATCGAGTCGTAGAATTATTTCCTAAACATATTGGGATTTCTGAGGAAGATGAAGCCTTACATTTTTGTGTGATTGGTCGACCGAATGTTGGTAAATCATCATTAGTAAACGCATTATTACAACAAGATCGTGTCATTGTAAGTAATATTGCTGGTACAACAAGAGACGCAGTTGACTCTCCTTTTGTATATGATGGTGATGATTATGTCATTATTGATACTGCTGGGATGAGAAAACGAGGGAAAATATACGAATCTACAGAAAAGTATAGTTTGTTGCGTGCGATGAAAGCGATCGATCGTTCTGATGTAGTGCTAATTGTGATCGATGCTGAAACTGGAATTTTAGAGCAAGACAAACGTATTGTCGGACATGCACATGAAGCAGGTAAAGCGATTGTTATTGTTGTGAATAAATGGGATACAGTTGATTCAGATCAGCAAGCAATGAAGAATTTTGAAGATGAAATTAGAGCACAGTTCGTATTTTTAGACTATGCACAGATTGTCTTCTTGTCTGCATTAACTAAAAAAAGAATTCATACGTTAATGCCTCAAGTACGATTAGCTAGTGAAAACTATACAAGAAGAATTGAAACAAGTGTACTTAACGATGTTATTATGGATGCAGTAGCTCTTAATCCAACTCCAACTGTTCGTGGTAGACGATTGAAAGTCCTTTACGCGACTCAGGTTGCAGTTAAGCCACCTACATTTGTGGTTTTTGTTAATGATCCAGAGCTTATGCATTTTTCATATAAACGCTTTTTAGAAAATCGAATTCGAGAAGCTTTCGGATTTGAAGGTACACCAATTAAAATTCTTGCTAGAAAACGTAGTTAAGGAGTTGTTCAAATGGAAAAGATAGCTGTTTTAGGTGCTGGTAGCTGGGGAACAGCACTGGCGATGGTATTAAATGATAATGGTCATGATGTTAGATTATGGACACATATTGAAGCACATGCAAATGAAATTAATCAAACGCATCGTAATCCAATGTATTTGAAAGATGTCGTCATTCCAGAAGAAATTAAAGCCTATTTCAAGTTAGAGGAAGCAATAGAGGACGTATCAGCAATCTTACTCGTTTTACCTACTGAGGTAATTAGACTTGTTTGTCAACAACTTAGAGAAGTATTAAAACATAAAGTTACTATTATTCATGGAACTAAGGGAATTGAACCTGAAACATTTAAGCGTGTCTCAGAGATGATCGAAGAAGAACTACCTAGAGAACTTTATGATGAAATTGTCATACTATCAGGACCAAGTCATGCTGAAGAAGTGAGTATTGGTCATCCAACAACAGTAACAGCTGCATCAAAATCCGAAAAAGCAGCAATACATGCCCAGAATTTATTTATGAATGAACGCTTCCGTGTATATTCTGGTACCGATGTAATTGGTGTTGAATTAGGTGGTGCATTAAAAAATATTATTGCCTTAGGTGCAGGTATTTCAGATGGTCTTGGTTATGGTGATAATGCGAAGGCCG
This window contains:
- a CDS encoding NAD(P)H-dependent glycerol-3-phosphate dehydrogenase, whose product is MEKIAVLGAGSWGTALAMVLNDNGHDVRLWTHIEAHANEINQTHRNPMYLKDVVIPEEIKAYFKLEEAIEDVSAILLVLPTEVIRLVCQQLREVLKHKVTIIHGTKGIEPETFKRVSEMIEEELPRELYDEIVILSGPSHAEEVSIGHPTTVTAASKSEKAAIHAQNLFMNERFRVYSGTDVIGVELGGALKNIIALGAGISDGLGYGDNAKAALVTRGLAEIARLGTAMGADPLTFIGLTGVGDLIVTSTSKHSRNWNAGNLLAQGYSLDEVLAKMNMVVEGVRTAKAAYHLGKEKNIEMPITAGIYKVLFENANAREIVDELMTRTKRNEIDEIHNMLKQYYQQN
- the rpsA gene encoding 30S ribosomal protein S1; translation: MDEMNKEVSELKDFSVGQEVTGKVVKVEDNQVLVDIGWKTDGIVPLNELTHLHVESASEVVNLDDELTLKINKITDDEVILSKQAVDTEKAWADLENKLASGEVFEATVKEIVKGGLVVDVGVRGFVPASLVEVHYVEDFSTYLDTELTLKVVELDRSKNRVILSHRAVVEEESEKLKEQRLASLEEGQVVEGKVARITDFGAFIDLGGIDGLVHISELAHEHVNHASDVISEGETVKVKVLSVDVESERISLSIKATLPGPWAGIEDKIKPGDIVKGTVKRLVNFGAFVEIFPRVEGLVHISQISTEHIGTPHEVLEVDQEIEAKVLDVNEDEKRISLSIRELEADKNQQELKSYEKDEDQGFSISDVIGDQLDKFK
- a CDS encoding YphA family membrane protein, which encodes MVYYWISWIAITYLLLVDRKKNDLTYLFLWLVLLNILFIEIEVECLQFKLTLPYLYTLIIFWLLILIKKMAYFNYLLLFCLIMIYNGIKYILITNPIWIFFNETIMISCVIIIILLILVQDPIDRIYLLITSCLTGELLYAYQVKVFDWQVTIGEINFFTSIYLAIIICYLVQWLFSRRILARI
- the der gene encoding ribosome biogenesis GTPase Der; the protein is MRKAVVAIVGRPNVGKSTIFNRLVGERISIVDDIPGVTRDRIYSKVEWLSNEFHLIDTGGIELGDEPLLVQMREQADIAINEADVIIFMVNVREGITAADEEVAKILYKSNKPVVLAVNKVDNPEMREEIYEFYSLGFGEPYPISGSHGLGLGDLLDRVVELFPKHIGISEEDEALHFCVIGRPNVGKSSLVNALLQQDRVIVSNIAGTTRDAVDSPFVYDGDDYVIIDTAGMRKRGKIYESTEKYSLLRAMKAIDRSDVVLIVIDAETGILEQDKRIVGHAHEAGKAIVIVVNKWDTVDSDQQAMKNFEDEIRAQFVFLDYAQIVFLSALTKKRIHTLMPQVRLASENYTRRIETSVLNDVIMDAVALNPTPTVRGRRLKVLYATQVAVKPPTFVVFVNDPELMHFSYKRFLENRIREAFGFEGTPIKILARKRS